The Gossypium raimondii isolate GPD5lz chromosome 2, ASM2569854v1, whole genome shotgun sequence genome segment ttatttGTTAAGCAAAAAGCAACTTGGTTCTTTTGTTATAAATTCCGTCcaattctactattaaaaattagttcttGTACTTCAAAATGAATTACACATGGCAAATCAGTTTTTAATAACAGAAACGAAtgcaatttttaacaaaaagtatcagttttctttttaatctaaCGCTTAAGGACtaattgatctttttttttagtaaagaggACAAAATTCAATCCGACTCGTAATACAAGGACCTCTATGGGTCTCCAGAGATCCCATACAAGTCCCAACGTGATTGACAAAATAAGTGTATCCATGCATCAAATACCTTGTTGTCTTAAAAAGGATTAACTAAGCATGATCCTATAACTAGATTTTTAGTTGAAGTTGCTGGTAGGTACATGTTTGATCGAAACAAATCCATTCTGGCACATGGATTATTTAAATCTTACTTGTCTTCACTTGTCAGTTATAAACTTTGAAACCGTACCTACCAGTCAAAAACATTTTTAGTTGCATTCATCACTTCACATCCATGGCCTTGCATGCATGCCGGTAAGAAACCATTCAAGAACTTCCACTCAAATTACTCACAGTTGAAAGTTAGGTTAGATCAGTAGCTCTTTGGGGGGCGGGGGGTTGTGCTATGAATATTGGCTTTCCATGAATTCAATATATTCATCCATCCTCTAGTATTTTGGTCCATCTGATCATCTAAAACCTTTAGAGTTAAGCAAACGTGAGTATTATATTCAGCTGCAAAAAGTTTTAGGGATTATGAAGCAAATGAAGTTGGAACCTGACACTGTAGTTGATAAGCCTAAAGCAACCCCGCCGCCTCCGCCGCCACTTCCACGATTCTGGGCAAGGAAGACTAGTGCAGACAGTGTAACAAACCGAGAGATTGCTAAGTTCTGGAGGCAGAAGCATGCCGAGGAAGAGGATCACCTCCTAGCTGCCATCAAAGCTGCAGCACGCAAAAGGGCATGCAATCTTTCGGTAAAGATAATATGATACTCATTTAGAGACAGGGTTTGTCACAGACAACAGTTATAACACTAAACATTTTGGTCAAACTTGTTTAAGATCAATATTGTGTAATGTGTAGGAGGAAGACTACAAATGTTTCATGGAGTCACTAAGTGATGAAGATTATGAAACTAAGCAGAATATCACAGCCCCAACTAATCACAGCAATGTCAATGGAAAGAACAATGAAATTCGTGTGGGAATAAAGGACTGGTTAGTATATTTTCTCTTCGAAACTTTGGCTACTCTAATCATTGATGAGGATAAACATATATGGGAAATCATACTGAAATAGTCTTACCCGAATCAATTTAGCAATGCCAAAGTGCAGGTTCAAGCCCAATATTAGCAGCAAATCTCTATGTCATACAGTTTTCTTAAGGGCACATATTAAATTGCAGAAAACAGCACCAAATCCAGCAGAGATCTAATACTTTTAGGAGTACATGCAAAGTCATGTTATTCGGACTCTTCATTTTCCTTAAAATACTCGTATGTTCATCACGTGTGTTACATATGAGGGTTAGATTCTCCAAATAATATAACAAGTGAACAGCTTTCAGAAAAGTTAAACAAAATCATGCTGGACATATCTGTATGCAACACTCACTTCGAGTTCATAACAAAGTCATAGCTATTAGCTTACAATAATTGATAAAATCCTTGAACAAGTTTGACTTGACTCTAACATCTGCTTTTCAAACATCATGTGCAGGTGGACAAAGAGCAAGTATGCATACCTAAACCAACCAGCCATTGAGTCTACATACAAACCAAGGCGACGAGCATCCACTTATATACCAAACTTTCTCAATTATAAACCTGCTCCTTTATATCCTACATCACTTGGTGTCTTTTAGACCACTGAGATCGAGGAGCTTTTTCAACTTCCAATTGATTGCATTACCTCCATATCAGGGCAATATATTGATATGCATTTACTTTAAAGTGTCATAGAAACCTCTGTTCATTCATTTCAGTTTGGTTGCAAATAAGTGTGGTTAGTATCACTCTAATCTGTCATGAAAAGTTTCATTGTAGATCTAACAGTTTGGCTATCCATataatattatgaatttgaTCATGTTTAtggtaatttattttatatagaataTGATATGCTAATAATCCATATTTGTGTATATTATTATCAGATCTAAATGTCTGTTCTAAGAAGTATTTTGTAGTGTTATCTGCTTTTTGGTTAACTACTTTAGTGTTGCACATTTCATCGCGTCTAGCAGTTATAGTAGTAAGGACCTCACATgcaatttatgtatttataatgCTTTGTGTAATAATCattgtttaaaatgttatatatttatataaattttgacatttatatatttgtttcatattttactaatttttattcatatgaAATGTTGAATAACTACTAACTTAACATGTGCATAAAAACATATGTCAGTATATTTATAGTCTAAAACATGCCTTGAATCCCAAAACCCACTTTTCCTACCCTTTGCCCCAATTATACTTCACAAGCGAATCAATTAAATTTGCAAACCTGGCAAGGAAGAAATGTTGTAAAAGATGCATATCCTGCTTTCTAGACAAATAATCTGTTGTCAAGTCATTGTTTTGGTCCAATCAAGTTCCTGATGACGTACTGTAAAATGCCTCCATGGTTGAAATAAGCCAGTTCCACCTACATTTAAGAAAACAAAGCCTCAGTTGGGCAGGAAATTCCAGGAGCTGCTGAGAGCGCTTATAAGAATAACTGAACAAAGCgagaaatgactaaattgtgttTTATTACCTCTGTATCAAACCGTACAGTACAGCTGAATGACTTGCTGGTGTCTGTAGCCACGGTGACATCTTGACCAGGTCTAATTTCACTAACGCTGTTGGGAAGATTGATAGTATAGCGCTCATGGCCCGTCAACCCAAGTGTATCAGCATCGTCTCCAGGTTTGAAGCATAGTGGAATGATGCCCATGCCCACCAAATTACTACGGTGAATTTGCTCGAAGCTCTTGGCAATGACTGCTTTTATACCCTGAGTACAACATCATTAATGCCATTATCGAGAGAGGCCTGAAAGCATACAGAAATTAAGGAGACATTTTTGTCACTCAACTGACAAAAATGGTTCAGAAAAAGCATCTTTGAATCTTACATATTCGTTAGTCAAGCCAATAACCAGTAACTTGTAACACAAAAGTAATAATAGCATACCAGCATCATTGGACCTTTTGCAGCCCAGTCTCGAGAACTTCCGCTTCCATATTCCGCACCAGCCAAAATTATGGTATCCTGTCCTGCAGTATTGTATCTCTGTTTAAAAAAAACGAATATTATTACAATAATGCTCATAAAAAGTATTAAGGCAGTGAAGATCAGAAGCAGTATTTTTATCTTTCACAAGATGATTTCCATTATAAAAAAAGCATTAACCTGATAGATTTCTCAAGCACAATAGATGAAAGTTAGTCATACTAACACGTCAAATGTATTGTGAATTAAGAGTAATAATTTACCATGGCAGCATCATAAACGGATAGCTTCTCTCCGGTAGGAATATGAATTGTTTTTGGCCCAACTTCTCCTTCCAATAGTTTATTTACTAGTCGGATATTTGCAAAAGTGCCCCTGGCCATAACCTCGTCATTACCACGACGACTTCCATAGGAGTTGAAATCTCTTCTGTCCACCCCATGTTCCAAGAGAAATTTGGCTGCAGGGCTATCTTTGTGGATGCTACCAGCTGGGGAGACGTGATCAGTTGTGATACTATCTCCAAAGTTAAGCAAGCAGTAAGCATCTTTCACCCCATGTGGACCAGGAGGCGACATGGTCATGTCTTTAAAGTAAGGTGGCTTGTGGATGTAAGTTGATGTTGAATCCCAGGCATAAAGGTTACTGGAAGGTACAGATAATTCGTTCCACATGGGATTTCCTTTGGTGATTGCTTGATATGTAGCTTTAAACATGTCAGGGAGCACGCTTGATTGCACAACCTGAAAGacaatataataatgaaaaacaaTACTGGTTTTAAGCCCAGGAACCCGAGTAAAGCTGGCTGAGTAACTCACGTTAGCTACTTCTTCACTAGAAGGCCAAATATCCCTGAAAAAGATCTCTTTTCCATCTTTCCCCTTACCGATAGGCTCCTTCTCAAAATCAATATCTACCTGCAATATTGCTTGCAATGAGAAATAAGCTTGATATTCAGAAGATAAATAAGTATATGAAGAACAAAAGGAAGAAAGAGGTCCAAAAATAAGCTTCCAAATATGATAAACAAGAAGAAATCATATGAGCAGTGATCCAGATAATGATATGAAGCCACATACAGTGCCAGCTAGAGAATAAGCAACCACGAGTGGAGGAGAAGCAAGATAATTAGCCCTTGTCAAAGGATGCACACGTCCTTCAAAGTTTCTATTTCCTGATAACACAGCTGCAGCAACCATATCTGGAAGCATGTACAAACAGTAAAAAGTCAGCTTCAAACATTCTCATGGAAAGACAACAATGTATATTCTCATCAAAGAATTTACCATTTTCAGAGATAGCCGATGCCACAGATTCATCTATATCTCCTGAATTCCCAATGCATGTAGTGCATCCATACCCAACTATATGGAACCCTAATTGATTCAAGTACTTCTGCAAGCCACTGAAGTGCATTCCTCAGTTAGCAATATGAAATAAAGGAGAATGTTTTTTGTATGGAGTCTATACATATTATGAAAGTCACCTCTTCTGCAAGTATCTGGTTACAACCCCAGAGCCCGGAGCTAGACTTGTCTTAATCCACGGCTTGACCTGTCAAAagtaaaatccaaaaatatgaCAACAAAGCTTATTGCTCAGAAGATAGTACTGATATGATTATTCAGGCAAGAGAAACAAACCTCCAGAAAATCCAGGTTGATGTATCAATTTAAGTACagcaaaagaaaatttcatctttttccatCAAATGATTTGCTATGTTAGAGGGAATAACATAAAAGATAAACTGCTAGCCTTTTGACCAAACAAGAATAGGAATCATATCAAGTGTATAATTGTTGCATGACATTTTCAAGAGTTTTTCATACCCATAGTGTTCACACACATAAACAGACAATCTAAGTGGcaataaacaaagaaacaacATTGCAACAAATCAAGGGCCACTTTACTAGTTGATCTATACATTTAACTTTCTCATTACCAATTAGTTCACTGGTGAGAAGATTCACATGCAGACATAGAAGGTGAAGGAGGGAGAGCCTACCTCCAATCCTAATTCACAAGCCTTCTTTGCAACCACAGCTGCTCCAAGCATTACACTAGGATTTGACGTATTTGTGCAACTAGTAATAGCTGCTATAACCACATCTCCATGCCTCAGCTCTGCAGGAGTCCCATGGAATGAAAACTTTGCAACCTTGTTCTGAGATTCCTTTGGTATAGCAAATCCCTGTAATGAGAGAATGTAGGTCATGTGAACATAGGGAAGAGAAAAGGAGGGGACAAATACAGGTTATTTAACAGTTCTAAGTTCACAAACTGAAAGAAACTGCATAGAAAATTTCTTATtcagtaatatatataaatcctAAGCCATTTCATATTATGTAAGTTCATTGTCACTAATCAGCACATATTATCTGTAACATCAAAATGTTAGCATGTCCACAGAAGCAACTAAACAGAAGTATATTACAGAGCCTAACCTAAATTATAGAGATCATACCTTGAATCCAACTCTGTTGTCCAAGCAAGCATGCCAATCTGCTTTCATTTCTTGCAAAGGAACTCGATCATGCGGCCCGCAGTACAGTAGTCAAATTCAGACATGTCACATTTGGAATATTAGAAATAAGACAGTTTTTCATGTTACAAAAGGTTCCAATTTTTATGTCCGGAAAACTTTTACCTCTTGGGCCCTGATATACAGGGTTCAACATCCTCAAGTTTCAGTTCCAAGTAAGAAGAGTACACTTTCTCAATCTGAGGCTGAGTTCAGAGAAAAATTCTCAGTAAGAAACTGAATGCTGAACATTTTTGAATCAAACTATAGAAGAAAGAACATATGGTGTATATTTACCTCGTTGTAGTCTACAAACATCTTATTAGTCCTAAATAGGATTCTATCATAGCAATCTACATTTTTGCAATAAGTCAGTAAATCAAGGGTCAATAGATCAATTGAGACAAAGATACACACCAAGGACTTACAGTCTCATCACTTCTGCCAGTCAATTGTAGATATTGCAGAGTGAGATGATCCACAGGGAAAAATCCCATGGTTGCACCATAGTCAGGAGACATGTTGGCAATAGTGGCACGGTCAGCTAATGACAATTCACCCATGCCTTCTCCTGTATATAGAAGTGGAAGGAAATATCTACGTGAAGCAGCACAGAAACAATGAATCCGTATTAAAATAGAGGCTGAATTGAAGACTCTACCATAGAATTCCACAAACTTGCCAACAACCCCATGCTTCCTTAGCATTTGAGTAGCTGTCAACACCAAATCAGTAGCCGTCACACCATCCCTCAGTTTTCCTAATAGTTTAAACCCAACAACACCTGGCAAGACCATGCTCATGGGCTGCATTCAAAACCACAAGCATTCAATCATTAACTAAGGGGTTTTCTGGCAAACTAGTAATTTCCAAATTAAAAGTTCACCCTTCCAGCTACgtcaagagaaagaagaaactAATTAATCCAAATTGGACACTTAGCCACACATATAGCTCCTCagtgttttctctttttctcccTTTGTATCATGCACCTACTTTTATAACAGAGGAACCTAACAGTAAGTAAATTACCTGGCCAAGCATGGCAGCTTCCGCTTCTATACCACCAACACCCCAGCCAGCAACACCCAATCCATTGATCATTGTTGTATGCGAATCTGTTCCAACAACACTATCAGGGTAAAGCATGCCATTTCTGTTGAAAACGACTCTTCCAAGACATTCTAAATTGACCTGTAAATCAAGATTACAGAAACTTGGTTTGAGAACACAAAGATGCTGGTAAATACATGTATTCTGT includes the following:
- the LOC105787432 gene encoding uncharacterized protein LOC105787432, giving the protein MKQMKLEPDTVVDKPKATPPPPPPLPRFWARKTSADSVTNREIAKFWRQKHAEEEDHLLAAIKAAARKRACNLSEEDYKCFMESLSDEDYETKQNITAPTNHSNVNGKNNEIRVGIKDWWTKSKYAYLNQPAIESTYKPRRRASTYIPNFLNYKPAPLYPTSLGVF